CTTGCTCGGGGCTTCGATCGTGGCCGGCTACCCTGGGACGATCGCCAGCTTGTGGCAGCAAATGGGCCGCGCCGGCCGGCGCAGCGACGCCTCGGCGGCGGTGCTGGTGGCCTCAGCCGCTCCGCTCGACCAGTTTGTCGTGGCTCACCCCCGCTTTCTATTCGAGCGATCACCGGAGATGGGCCTGATCCAGCCCGACAATCTATCGATCCTGGTGAGGCACCTGCGCTGCGCCGCCTTTGAGCTTCCGTTTGCTGCCGGCGAAGGCTTCGGCGACTTCCAGGATGCTGAGGAAGTCCTGGAGGTGCTGGCCGAGGCCGGCGAACTGCATCGCACGCCGGCCGGCTACCACTGGGTGGGGGAGGCCTATCCGGCGGAGGCGGTGTCGCTGCGCGCCAGCAGCGACCAGACCGTGGTCATCCAGGACGTCAGCCAAGGGAGGCCGCAGGTGATCGGTTCGGTCGACCGGGCGGCGGCGCCTGTCCAGGTGCACGAGGGCGCCGTCTATGTCCATGAGGGGCGCACCTACCTAGTGGAAAAGCTGGAGTGGGAGAACGCCGTGGCCCAGGTCTCACCGCTGGAAGTCGATTACTACACCGACGCCTCCGAAGCCGTGGAGATCGACGTGCTGGAAGTGTTCGATGCCGATGAACGGGGCGAGGCGCGCCGCGCCCATGGCCGGGTGTTGATCACCTCTCAGGCCACCTCCTACCGCAAGGTGAAGCGCTACACCCACGAGACCCTGGGCTACGGAACGATCGACCTGCCGAAGCGCGAGTATGAGACCACCGCCTACTGGATGTGGCTGGCGCCCGAACTAGTGGCGCGCCTGGAGCGCCAGGGGGTTCTGACGCCGCCGAATGACTATGGCCCCGAGTGGCCGGCAGGGCGGGAGGCGGCCCGGGCTCGCGATGGATATCAGTGCAGGCAGTGCCGCGCCCCTGAGCGGCCGGGTCGAGCCCACGACGTCCACCATCTGCGGCCGTTCAGGGAGTTCGGTTACCTCTCCGGCGAGAACCGCAACGACCGTCTGGCCAACAGCCTCGAGAACCTGATCACCTTGTGCGCTGCCTGCCATCACCGGGCGGAGTTCGCCCGGGGCACGCGCAGCGCCCTCGGAGGATTGGCCTACGCCCTGGGGAACATCGCCCCGCTCTACTTGATGTGTGATCCGCGGGATCT
This is a stretch of genomic DNA from Anaerolineales bacterium. It encodes these proteins:
- a CDS encoding DUF1998 domain-containing protein, with amino-acid sequence DPLARALYLFPTKALAQDQAAVLTGLLRALSAEDQVVVRTYDGDTPQALRRQVRQDVRLLITNPDMLHTGILPHHTRWAAFLENLHWIVLDEMHVYRGVFGSNVANLLRRLRRVCRFYASSPQFVLTSATIANPKELAQRLIEAPVHLVPADLDGSPRAAKEIILYNPPVVDAQLGVRRAYTLETTRIGSVFLGEGVQTVVFARSRRTTELLLGYLRDSHVQDGGRPEEIRGYRGGYLPLERREIESGLRAGSVRGVVATNALELGVDIGLLGASIVAGYPGTIASLWQQMGRAGRRSDASAAVLVASAAPLDQFVVAHPRFLFERSPEMGLIQPDNLSILVRHLRCAAFELPFAAGEGFGDFQDAEEVLEVLAEAGELHRTPAGYHWVGEAYPAEAVSLRASSDQTVVIQDVSQGRPQVIGSVDRAAAPVQVHEGAVYVHEGRTYLVEKLEWENAVAQVSPLEVDYYTDASEAVEIDVLEVFDADERGEARRAHGRVLITSQATSYRKVKRYTHETLGYGTIDLPKREYETTAYWMWLAPELVARLERQGVLTPPNDYGPEWPAGREAARARDGYQCRQCRAPERPGRAHDVHHLRPFREFGYLSGENRNDRLANSLENLITLCAACHHRAEFARGTRSALGGLAYALGNIAPLYLMCDPRDLAVEAEARGKQTHSPTLTFYDRLPEGLGLSERLYDHQAELLEGALELVRDCDCSEGCPACVGPIAAGGGEVKQLTGRLLLAVLPATGRGPA